A section of the Apostichopus japonicus isolate 1M-3 chromosome 1, ASM3797524v1, whole genome shotgun sequence genome encodes:
- the LOC139955145 gene encoding serine/threonine-protein kinase pim-2-like, with the protein MNQKITFDLLRLAGLLGFCRDSKNRHAGREIDSVFDTLASDVSSLLKSYQEIEDQNLKLRQDLRSCRCRGARSAHDGPNGKKKKRRHQSTLSFGRNHQQRHSNSNGGNGGAAGNISGAYGYGSVAQTNGSNNHSHTNGNSNSSGSKSSSSHQIVVPYDVMVKAQAEMRKAGYELLDQLGHGGFGLVYRGRPLNNTTCTPSQEVAIKFTKCSDIHLWTTLPNSPDLIPSEAAALVALESVTSVVDLLGYGKISLGNDDVFTLVMEKPAGCLSFASYLRRQAPLSESMAFFFLQQLVSMVMAIHRCGWVHGDLKPSNLLICDQDQLKAIDYVLAREVVNDECIVPAAGGTLLWNIPPERLNGACDLVKSTVWSVGVIYYCMVFGKLPFASLRKAKDRPLRWHHSISSGAKFMLQRLLDPEPNRRVAIQDLEQLIQTNAPPSGVLEIHGLLN; encoded by the exons GATTACTTGGCTTCTGTAGAGACTCCAAAAATCGCCATGCTGGACGAGAGATAGATTCAGTGTTTGATACACTGGCCTCAGATGTTAGCTCTTTGTTAAA GAGTTATCAGGAGATTGAAGATCAGAATCTCAAATTGAGACAAGACCTTCGTTCTTGTCGTTGCCGAGGAGCAAGGTCTGCCCACGATGGACCAAATGGCAAGAAAAAGAAG AGGAGACATCAAAGCACTTTATCCTTTGGCCGAAATCACCAGCAACGTCACAGCAACAGCAATGGTGGCAACGGTGGTGCTGCTGGTAACATTAGTGGTGCCTATGGTTACGGCAGCGTTGCTCAGACCAATGGCAGTAACAACCACAGTCACACCAACGGTAACAGCAACAGTAGTGGCTCCAAATCTAGTTCCAGTCACCAGATAGTTGTGCCATATGACGTCATGGTCAAGGCGCAGGCGGAAATGCGAAAAGCCGGTTACGAGCTTCTTGATCAGCTTGGACACGGTGGCTTTGGTTTGGTCTACAGAGGACGACCACTAAACAATACTACCTGCACCCCAAGTCAg GAGGTTGCCATCAAGTTCACCAAATGCAGTGATATTCACTTATGGACCACTCTTCCCAATAGCCCCGATCTGATACCGTCAGAGGCAGCAGCTCTTGTGGCTCTGGAATCTGTGACTAGTGTTGTGGACCTTCTTGGCTACGGTAAAATTTCCTTAGGCAATGATGACGTCTTCACTCTTGTGATGGAGAAACCAGCCGGTTGCCTCTCATTCGCTTCATATTTAAGACGACAAGCACCGCTGTCTGAATCTATGGCTTTCTTCTTCCTCCAACAACTCGTTTCCATGGTGATGGCTATCCATCGATGTGGTTGGGTACACGGAGACCTGAAACCCAGTAACTTGTTGATTTGTGATCAAGATCAGCTGAAAGCCATCGACTATGTACTAGCCAGGGAGGTCGTCAATGATGAATGTATCGTACCCGCAGCTGGTGGTACATTGTTATGGAACATACCTCCCGAGCGACTAAACGGAGCGTgcgacttggtcaagtctacaGTCTGGTCTGTTGGTGTCATCTACTACTGCATGGTCTTTGGAAAACTACCATTCGCATCCCTTAGGAAGGCAAAAGACCGCCCTCTAAGATGGCATCACAGCATCTCCAGTGGAGCTAAATTTATGCTGCAGCGTTTATTGGATCCCGAACCGAACAGACGAGTGGCAATTCAAGATTTAGAACAACTGATCCAGACAAACGCTCCTCCGAGCGGCGTCCTGGAAATTCATGGACTGCTTAATTAA